The proteins below come from a single Drosophila teissieri strain GT53w chromosome 3L, Prin_Dtei_1.1, whole genome shotgun sequence genomic window:
- the LOC122615770 gene encoding uncharacterized protein LOC122615770 — MGFIADHTPRVNRTLVSLKFVVYFVITGLTALHILHANKPLVLGLSFSEYRTITILAPFVSILGPLIVGPLADRLAAKNPNTFGKTLRVLTAVCLLISAFIYAFLFAVPKVTRPGVVREPLVSFGCDETGGFLFQERCGSNSSCSRWEQKEGKINLAGCTYSCQNPKLYEPLYVAWLAEVPTPAPSTEQSSEFDYEDEGSTAVTESLRTRRDLESSDPADSAGVEAISGEVPHHRSIRQVKQPPTKVYVQPPHVCLTQRNQNGEDVVKHCHAYTEDTTSVVMDALMGSAISQEEHYDDYEGWCQYPLEGFQCHIPEEQVNYMKHFKHYMQNDSSCKPMIECQVVNPYHEMSVLSDSECKNSTDPTLDTIAIYTTIRLIGDIFPMAALTLLNTAIVIAVRETSEGRGEVCRQYVWGAIGYVFFIAPLDKIFFQQEPNHNAVQGALIVFIVYFVIGAVVLLCASQMPLSPPEWWWHTKTGMLVVPMSAIRRYTPEILVLTLVSILFGTFWSSIHSYLPWTFSDVHAVSYSGVILVLALFFNVDKFIEYCGHSNIFIGGLAIFVIRFTALSDAETKWLTIVMETIEPFVIGLIWITIILYMRHAMPRKLTATGQAIAVLSFFGLGKGFGALIGLARDEWDPRLEFWSCTYQWLAIVACVVALVYFGIYNLILAPRCTAKPQHSEELISGSASQNFGNTGTGNGAGNGTGNGNGAGASLSGNGNGSYSPLRVYHNERGKKGQFRY; from the exons ATGGGTTTCATTGCGGATCACACGCCGCGTGTCAATCGGACGTTGGTCTCGCTCAAGTTTGTTGTGTATTTCGTCATAACCG GTCTCACAGCTTTGCATATTCTGCATGCCAACAAGCCGCTGGTGCTGGGACTTAGCTTCTCGGAATACCGGACCATTACCATTTTGGCGCCATTCGTCTCCATTTTGGGCCCTTTGATCGTTGGTCCCTTGGCTGATCGATTGGCTGCCAAGAACCCGAACACTTTTGGAAAGACCCTACGAGTGCTAACTGCCGTCTGTCTGCTGATCTCGGCCTTCATATATGCCTTTCTGTTTGCCGTGCCGAAAGTTACTCGGCCGGGCGTGGTGCGTGAGCCACTGGTGAGCTTTGGCTGCGATGAAACTGGAGGATTCTTGTTCCAGGAGCGCTGCGGCTCCAACTCCAGTTGCAGCCGGTGGGAGCAGAAGGAGGGCAAAATCAACCTGGCGGGCTGCACCTACAGCTGCCAGAATCCCAAGCTCTATGAGCCACTCTATGTGGCTTGGTTGGCTGAGGTTCCCACACCGGCTCCTTCCACAGAGCAGAGCTCGGAGTTCGACTACGAGGATGAGGGCAGTACTGCGGTCACCGAGAGCTTGCGCACCAGGCGGGACTTGGAGAGCTCGGATCCGGCGGATAGTGCTGGTGTGGAGGCCATTAGTGGCGAGGTTCCTCATCATCGGTCCATCAGACAGGTCAAGCAACCCCCCACCAAGGTGTACGTACAGCCCCCACATGTCTGCCTAACGCAGCGGAACCAGAACGGCGAGGATGTGGTGAAgcactgccacgcctacactgaGGACACCACCAGTGTGGTGATGGATGCGCTCATGGGCTCGGCGATCAGTCAGGAGGAGCACTACGATGACTACGAAGGATGGTGCCAGTATCCACTTG AGGGTTTCCAGTGCCACATTCCCGAGGAGCAGGTGAACTACATGAAGCACTTCAAGCACTACATGCAGAACGACAGCAGCTGCAAGCCCATGATCGAATGCCAAGTGGTGAATCCCTACCACGAGATGAGTGTGCTTTCGGACAGCGAGTGCAAGAAT AGCACCGACCCTACACTCGATACCATCGCGATCTATACGACCATTCGTCTGATTGGAGACATTTTTCCCATGGCTGCCCTCACTCTTCTGAACACGGCGATCGTGATCGCAGTTCGTGAGACCTCCGAGGGAAGGGGAGAGGTGTGCCGCCAGTATGTTTGGGGCGCCATTGGCTATGTGTTTTTCATCGCGCCGCTGGATAAGATCTTCTTCCAGCAGGAGCCCAATCATAATGCTGTCCAGGGTGCTCTTATTGTATTTATCGTATACTTTGTCATTGGTGCTGTGGTGCTACTCTGTGCCAGCCAGATGCCACTGAGTCCGCCGGAATGGTGGTGGCACACAAAGACCGGAATGCTGGTGGTGCCCATGTCAGCCATCCGTCGCTACACGCCCGAGATCTTGGTGCTTACACTGGTGTCCATTCTCTTTGGCACCTTCTGGAGCAGCATTCATAGCTACCTGCCATGGACATTCAGCGATGTGCATGCAGTGAGCTACTCTGGCGTAATCCTCGTCCTGGCGCTGTTCTTCAATGTGGACAAGTTTATTGAGTACTGTGGGCACTCGAATATCTTCATCGGTGGCTTGGCCATCTTTGTCATTAGGTTTACGGCTTTGAGCGATGCCGAAACCAAGTGGTTGACTATCGTCATGGAGACCATCGAGCCGTTTGTAATTGGTCTGATTTGGATTACCATCATCCTGTATATGCGTCATGCCATGCCAAGAAAATTGACAGCTACTGGACAGGCAATCGCCGTTTTGTCCTTCTTTGGATTGG GCAAAGGCTTCGGTGCTCTGATTGGATTAGCTCGCGATGAGTGGGATCCGAGACTAGAGTTCTGGTCCTGCACCTACCAATGGCTGGCTATTGTAGCCTGCGTTGTGGCTTTGGTCTATTTCGGAATCTACAATCTGATCCTGGCCCCACGATGCACCGCCAAGCCGCAGCATTCTGAGGAGTTGATTTCTGGATCCGCATCGCAGAACTTTGGCAATaccggaaccggaaacggTGCTGGTAACGGAACCGGCAACGGAAACGGCGCTGGAGCATCGCtcagcggaaacggaaacggcaGCTACTCACCACTAAGAGTTTACCACAACGAGAGGGGGAAGAAGGGGCAATTTAGATACTAA